A genomic region of Streptomyces rimosus contains the following coding sequences:
- the otr(B) gene encoding oxytetracycline resistance efflux MFS transporter OtrB, whose protein sequence is MSSANPGPAGTADQAGGAFTHRQILTAMSGLLLAVFLAALDQTVIATAMRTIADDLHGQTEQAWATTGYLIASVLAMPFYGKLSDIYGRKPMYLISIVVFIGGSVLCGTAGSMWELALFRAVQGLGGGGLMSLPTAVVADLAPVRERGRYFAFLQMAWVVASVAGPLAGGFFAEAGQVFGIDGWRWVFLLNVPLGLLALVTVRKALNLPHERREHRMDVLGAAALALFLVPLLIVAEQGRTWGWGSPAALALFALGAAGLAVFIPVELRRGDEAILPLGLFRRGSIALCSAVNFTIGVGIFGTVTTLPLFLQMVQGRTPTQAGLVVIPFMLGTIASQMVSGKLIASSGRFKKLAIVGLGSMAGALLAMATTGATTPMWGIVLIVLWLGVGIGLSQTVITLAMQNSAPKSQLGVANGASGLCRQIGGSTGIAVLFSVMFAVALGRLADLLHTPRYERLLTDPAITGDPANHRFLDMAESGQGAGINLDDTSLLNGIDARLMQPVTDSFAHGFHIMFLAGGVVLLAGFVMTWFLRELQEETAPEEERPAESGAGAKNGPLPASDA, encoded by the coding sequence GTGTCATCCGCAAATCCGGGCCCGGCGGGCACGGCGGACCAGGCAGGCGGGGCGTTCACGCATCGGCAGATCCTGACGGCCATGTCGGGACTGCTGCTGGCCGTGTTCCTCGCGGCCCTGGACCAGACGGTCATCGCCACCGCGATGCGCACCATCGCGGACGACCTCCACGGCCAGACCGAGCAGGCATGGGCGACGACGGGCTACCTCATCGCCTCCGTCCTGGCGATGCCGTTCTACGGCAAGCTGTCCGACATCTACGGGCGCAAGCCCATGTACCTGATCTCCATCGTGGTGTTCATCGGCGGCTCGGTGCTGTGCGGCACGGCCGGCTCGATGTGGGAGCTGGCCCTCTTCCGGGCCGTCCAGGGACTGGGCGGCGGCGGGCTGATGTCCCTGCCCACCGCGGTGGTCGCCGACCTCGCCCCGGTGCGCGAGCGCGGCCGCTACTTCGCCTTCCTCCAGATGGCGTGGGTGGTCGCCAGCGTCGCGGGCCCGCTGGCGGGCGGCTTCTTCGCGGAGGCGGGCCAGGTCTTCGGCATCGACGGCTGGCGCTGGGTGTTCCTGCTCAACGTACCGCTGGGCCTGCTGGCCCTGGTCACCGTGCGCAAGGCCCTGAACCTGCCGCACGAACGGCGCGAGCACCGCATGGACGTACTGGGCGCGGCGGCGCTGGCGCTGTTCCTGGTGCCCCTGCTGATCGTCGCCGAACAGGGCCGGACCTGGGGCTGGGGCTCGCCGGCCGCCCTCGCCCTCTTCGCGCTCGGCGCGGCCGGGCTGGCGGTCTTCATCCCCGTCGAGCTGCGGCGCGGCGACGAGGCCATCCTGCCGCTGGGGCTCTTCCGGCGCGGCAGCATCGCGCTGTGCTCCGCGGTCAACTTCACCATCGGCGTCGGCATCTTCGGCACGGTCACCACCCTGCCGCTGTTCCTCCAGATGGTGCAGGGGCGGACCCCGACCCAGGCCGGACTGGTGGTCATCCCGTTCATGCTGGGCACCATCGCCTCGCAGATGGTCTCCGGCAAGCTCATCGCGTCCTCGGGCCGGTTCAAGAAACTGGCGATCGTGGGCCTGGGCTCGATGGCCGGGGCGCTGCTGGCCATGGCCACCACCGGCGCGACGACCCCGATGTGGGGCATCGTCCTGATCGTCCTCTGGCTCGGCGTCGGCATCGGCCTGTCCCAGACCGTCATCACCCTCGCCATGCAGAACTCGGCCCCCAAGAGCCAGCTCGGCGTGGCGAACGGCGCCTCCGGCCTGTGCCGGCAGATCGGCGGCTCCACCGGCATCGCGGTTCTGTTCTCCGTGATGTTCGCGGTGGCGCTCGGCCGCCTCGCCGACCTGCTGCACACCCCGCGCTACGAGCGCCTCCTGACGGACCCGGCGATCACCGGCGACCCCGCCAACCACCGCTTCCTTGACATGGCCGAGTCCGGGCAGGGCGCGGGGATCAACCTTGACGACACGTCCCTGCTGAACGGCATCGACGCCCGGCTGATGCAGCCGGTGACGGATTCCTTCGCCCACGGCTTCCACATCATGTTCCTCGCCGGCGGCGTGGTGCTGCTGGCCGGGTTCGTCATGACCTGGTTCCTGCGCGAACTCCAGGAGGAGACCGCGCCGGAGGAGGAGCGGCCGGCCGAGAGCGGCGCCGGGGCGAAGAACGGGCCGCTGCCCGCGTCGGACGCCTGA
- a CDS encoding MarR family winged helix-turn-helix transcriptional regulator, whose amino-acid sequence MDSSAPDLAALIEVTAEVFAVNGRLLREGDSLTAHAGLTSARWQVAGLLLSGPSTVARLARERGLRRQAVQQTVERLKAEGVVTTRPNPQDQRSPLVELTARGRQALDDLRPLERRWLEYLAEDIPVEDMRVAIAVLSRLREKLDARPATEFGTGAGSGRQSA is encoded by the coding sequence ATGGATTCCTCAGCCCCTGACCTGGCCGCTCTGATCGAGGTGACCGCCGAGGTCTTCGCGGTCAACGGCCGCCTGCTCCGCGAAGGCGACAGCCTCACCGCCCACGCGGGGCTGACCTCGGCGCGCTGGCAGGTGGCCGGACTGCTGCTGAGCGGCCCCTCGACGGTCGCCCGCCTGGCCCGCGAGCGGGGGCTGCGGCGGCAGGCGGTCCAGCAGACCGTCGAGCGGCTGAAGGCCGAGGGCGTCGTCACGACCCGGCCCAACCCGCAGGACCAGCGCAGCCCCCTGGTCGAGCTCACCGCACGCGGCCGGCAGGCGCTGGACGACCTGCGTCCCCTGGAACGGCGGTGGCTGGAGTATCTGGCCGAGGACATTCCGGTCGAGGACATGCGCGTGGCGATCGCGGTGCTGAGCCGCCTGCGGGAGAAGCTGGACGCCCGTCCGGCGACGGAGTTCGGGACCGGGGCCGGGTCCGGGCGGCAGTCCGCCTGA
- the oxyA gene encoding tetracycline polyketide synthase beta-ketoacyl synthase subunit OxyA, with amino-acid sequence MHDARRVVITGIGVVAPGDVGTKPFWEMLTAGRTATRPISSFDASPFRSQVAAECDFDPAAEGLSQRQVRAWDRTMQFAYVAAREALADSGVTGEADPLRTGVMAGTACGMTMSLDREYAVVSDEGRLWQVDDAHGVPYLYDYFVPSSMAAEIAWLAEAEGPAGVVSAGCTSGIDVLTHAADLVRDGAAEVMVAGASDAAISPITVACFDAIKATTPRNDEPETASRPFDRTRNGFVLGEGAAFFVLEEYAHARRRGARAYAEIAGYAGRCNAYSMTGLRSDGRELAEAVSRALDIARVDPSEVDYVNAHGSATKQNDLHETAAFKRSLGPHAYSVPISSIKSMIGHSLGAICALEVAASALTIEHGVIPPTANLREPDPDCDLDYVPLVAREAEVSTVVSVASGFGGFQSAIVLTEPGRQR; translated from the coding sequence ATCCATGACGCGCGACGCGTCGTAATCACAGGGATCGGCGTGGTGGCTCCGGGAGACGTGGGCACCAAACCGTTCTGGGAGATGCTCACCGCGGGCCGTACCGCCACCCGCCCGATCTCGTCCTTCGACGCCTCGCCCTTCCGCTCCCAGGTGGCGGCGGAGTGCGACTTCGACCCGGCGGCGGAGGGGCTGAGCCAGCGGCAGGTCCGCGCCTGGGACCGCACCATGCAGTTCGCTTACGTGGCCGCGCGGGAGGCGCTGGCGGACAGCGGTGTGACGGGCGAGGCGGACCCGCTGCGCACCGGCGTCATGGCCGGCACCGCCTGCGGCATGACGATGAGCCTGGACCGCGAGTACGCGGTGGTCAGCGACGAGGGCCGGCTGTGGCAGGTGGACGACGCCCATGGGGTGCCGTACCTCTACGACTACTTCGTGCCCTCGTCGATGGCGGCCGAGATCGCCTGGCTGGCCGAGGCGGAGGGCCCGGCCGGGGTGGTCTCGGCCGGCTGCACCTCCGGCATCGACGTGCTCACCCACGCGGCGGACCTGGTACGCGACGGCGCGGCCGAGGTGATGGTGGCCGGGGCGTCGGACGCCGCCATCTCCCCCATCACGGTGGCGTGCTTCGACGCGATCAAGGCCACCACGCCGCGCAACGACGAGCCGGAGACGGCGTCCCGTCCGTTCGACCGCACCCGCAACGGCTTCGTGCTGGGCGAGGGGGCGGCGTTCTTCGTCCTGGAGGAGTACGCGCACGCCAGGCGGCGGGGGGCCCGCGCGTACGCGGAGATCGCCGGGTACGCCGGGCGGTGCAACGCGTACAGCATGACCGGGCTGCGCTCGGACGGGCGGGAGCTGGCCGAGGCGGTGAGCCGCGCGCTCGACATCGCGCGCGTCGATCCGTCGGAGGTGGACTACGTCAACGCCCACGGTTCGGCGACCAAGCAGAACGATCTCCATGAGACGGCGGCGTTCAAGCGGAGCCTGGGTCCGCACGCCTACTCGGTCCCGATCAGCTCCATCAAATCGATGATCGGCCACTCGCTCGGTGCCATCTGCGCGCTGGAGGTCGCGGCGAGCGCGCTGACCATCGAGCACGGGGTGATCCCACCCACCGCGAACCTGCGGGAGCCGGACCCCGACTGCGACCTGGACTATGTGCCGCTGGTCGCCAGGGAGGCCGAGGTGTCCACCGTGGTGTCCGTGGCCAGCGGATTCGGCGGCTTCCAGAGCGCGATCGTGCTCACCGAGCCGGGGAGGCAGCGGTGA
- the oxyB gene encoding tetracycline polyketide synthase chain-length factor subunit OxyB, producing MTGQLAPAPETGTGRPGGSVRPVVTGLGVVAPNGLGTERYWAATLRGDSGIGRITRFDPSGYTSSLAGEIADFDPARLPNRLLPQTDLMTRLALVAAEEALDDAGADPRTMPDFAAGVVTAASAGGFDFGQRELEALWSKGGAHVSAYQSFAWFYPVNSGQISIRHDMRGPGGALVAEQAGGLDAVAKARRHVRDGTPLMLTGGVDGSLCPWGWLCMTRSGALTTRTDPRRAYLPFSPDASGYVPGEGGALLVLEDPRAAAERGAPQVYGRIAGYAATFDPRPGSGREPGLRRALRLALDDAGIGPADVDVVFADAMGVPALDAVETQVLAAEFGPRGVPVTAPKTMTGRLLAGGASLDLAAALLSLRDQVVPPTVHVDGGEIPDSLDLVTGAPRPARLRHALVLARGHGGFNSAMVVSGRD from the coding sequence GTGACCGGCCAGCTCGCCCCCGCTCCCGAAACCGGCACCGGCCGCCCCGGCGGCAGCGTCCGGCCGGTGGTCACCGGCCTCGGTGTGGTCGCGCCCAACGGCCTGGGCACCGAGCGGTACTGGGCCGCGACGCTGCGCGGCGACAGCGGCATCGGCCGGATCACCCGGTTCGACCCGTCCGGCTACACCTCCTCGCTGGCCGGGGAGATCGCGGACTTCGACCCCGCGCGGCTGCCGAACCGGCTGCTGCCGCAGACCGACCTGATGACCCGGCTCGCGCTGGTCGCGGCCGAGGAGGCGCTGGACGACGCGGGCGCCGACCCGCGCACGATGCCCGACTTCGCCGCCGGGGTGGTCACCGCCGCGTCGGCGGGCGGCTTCGACTTCGGCCAGCGGGAGCTGGAGGCCCTGTGGAGCAAGGGTGGCGCGCACGTCAGCGCGTATCAGTCCTTCGCCTGGTTCTATCCGGTCAACTCCGGTCAGATCTCGATCCGGCACGATATGCGGGGCCCCGGCGGCGCGCTGGTGGCCGAGCAGGCCGGCGGGCTGGACGCGGTGGCCAAGGCGCGCCGCCACGTACGGGACGGGACGCCGCTGATGCTCACCGGCGGTGTGGACGGTTCGCTGTGCCCGTGGGGCTGGCTGTGCATGACCCGTTCCGGCGCGCTGACCACCCGGACCGATCCGCGCCGCGCGTACCTGCCCTTCTCCCCCGACGCCTCCGGATACGTGCCGGGTGAGGGCGGGGCGCTGCTGGTCCTGGAGGACCCTCGGGCCGCCGCGGAGCGGGGTGCCCCGCAGGTCTACGGGCGGATCGCCGGGTACGCGGCCACCTTCGACCCCCGTCCGGGCTCCGGCCGGGAACCGGGTCTGCGCAGAGCGCTCCGGCTGGCGCTGGACGACGCCGGGATCGGACCGGCGGACGTGGACGTGGTCTTCGCCGACGCGATGGGCGTACCGGCGCTCGACGCGGTGGAAACACAGGTGCTGGCCGCCGAGTTCGGCCCGCGCGGGGTGCCGGTGACGGCTCCCAAGACGATGACGGGACGGCTGCTGGCCGGCGGCGCCTCTCTGGACCTGGCGGCGGCGCTGCTGTCGCTGCGCGACCAGGTCGTACCGCCGACGGTGCACGTGGACGGCGGCGAGATCCCGGACTCGCTGGACCTGGTGACCGGCGCTCCCCGGCCGGCGCGCCTGCGGCACGCGCTGGTGCTGGCCCGCGGTCACGGCGGGTTCAACTCCGCGATGGTGGTCAGCGGCCGGGACTGA
- a CDS encoding acyl carrier protein — MTLLTLSDLLTLLRECAGEEESIDLGGDVEDVAFDALGYDSLALLNTVGRIERDYGVQLGDDAVEKATTPRALIEMTNASLTGASPSAGGAARDK, encoded by the coding sequence ATGACCCTGCTCACCCTCTCCGACCTGCTCACCCTGCTGCGCGAGTGCGCGGGCGAGGAGGAATCCATCGACCTGGGAGGGGACGTCGAGGACGTCGCCTTCGACGCCCTCGGCTACGACTCGCTGGCGCTGCTGAACACCGTGGGACGCATCGAGCGCGACTACGGGGTCCAGCTCGGGGACGACGCGGTGGAGAAGGCGACCACGCCGCGCGCCCTGATCGAGATGACCAACGCGTCGCTCACCGGCGCGTCCCCGTCCGCGGGTGGCGCCGCGCGGGACAAGTGA
- the asnB gene encoding asparagine synthase (glutamine-hydrolyzing): protein MCGIAGWIDFERNLAQERATAWAMTDTMACRGPDDAGLWTGGHAALGHRRLAVIDPAHGRQPMHSTLPDGTSHVITFSGEIYNFRELRVELESQGHRFRTHCDTEVVLHGYTRWGRELVDRLNGMYAFAVWDEARQELLLVRDRMGVKPLYYHPTATGVLFGSEPKAVLAHPSLRRRVTAEGLCEVLDMVKTPGRTVFSGMREVLPGEMVTVGRSGVARRRYWTLQAREHTDDLETTIATVRGLLTDTVRRQLVSDVPLCTLLSGGLDSSAVTALAARAGDGPVRTFSVDFSGAGTRFQPDAVRGNTDAPYVQEMVRHVAADHTEVVLDSADLAAPEVRAAVLGATDLPPAFWGDMWPSLYLFFRQVRQHCTVALSGEAADELFGGYRWFHRTAAIDAGTFPWLTAGSARYFGGRGLFDRKLLDKLDLPGYQRDRYAEARKEVPVLPGEDAREAELRRVTYLNLTRFVQTLLDRKDRMSMATGLEVRVPFCDHRLVDYVFNVPWAMKSFDGREKSLLRAAVRDLLPESVVTRVKTPYPATQDPVYERLLRDELAALLADSQAPVRELLDLGRARDLLRRPVGAVSQPYDRGSLELVLWMNTWLAEYGVSLEL from the coding sequence ATGTGCGGAATCGCCGGCTGGATCGATTTCGAACGCAATCTGGCGCAGGAGCGGGCGACGGCCTGGGCCATGACGGACACCATGGCCTGCCGGGGCCCGGACGACGCGGGCCTGTGGACCGGTGGCCACGCGGCGCTCGGCCACCGCAGGCTGGCCGTCATCGACCCGGCGCACGGGCGGCAGCCGATGCACAGCACGCTGCCGGACGGCACGAGCCACGTCATCACGTTCAGCGGGGAGATCTACAACTTCCGTGAACTGCGGGTCGAGCTGGAGTCCCAGGGGCACCGCTTCCGTACCCACTGCGACACGGAGGTGGTGCTGCACGGCTACACCCGGTGGGGCCGGGAGCTGGTGGACCGGCTCAACGGCATGTACGCGTTCGCCGTGTGGGACGAGGCCCGGCAGGAACTGCTGCTGGTCCGCGACCGGATGGGGGTCAAGCCGCTCTACTACCACCCCACCGCCACCGGTGTGCTGTTCGGCTCCGAGCCGAAGGCCGTGCTCGCGCACCCCTCGCTGCGGCGGCGGGTGACGGCCGAGGGCCTGTGCGAGGTGCTGGACATGGTCAAGACCCCCGGCCGGACCGTCTTCTCCGGTATGCGCGAGGTGCTGCCGGGCGAGATGGTCACCGTCGGGCGCTCCGGTGTGGCCCGCAGGCGGTACTGGACGCTCCAGGCGCGGGAGCACACCGACGATCTGGAGACCACCATCGCCACGGTGCGCGGCCTGCTGACGGACACGGTGCGCCGGCAGCTGGTCTCCGATGTGCCGCTGTGCACCCTGCTCTCCGGCGGGCTGGACTCGTCGGCGGTGACGGCGCTGGCGGCGCGGGCGGGCGACGGGCCGGTCCGTACGTTCTCGGTGGACTTCTCCGGCGCGGGCACCCGGTTCCAGCCGGACGCCGTACGGGGCAACACGGACGCGCCGTACGTCCAGGAGATGGTGCGGCACGTGGCGGCGGACCATACGGAAGTCGTGCTGGACAGCGCCGATCTCGCGGCACCCGAGGTGCGTGCCGCCGTCCTGGGGGCCACCGACCTGCCCCCGGCGTTCTGGGGCGACATGTGGCCCTCGCTGTACCTGTTCTTCCGGCAGGTGCGGCAGCACTGCACGGTGGCCCTGTCGGGCGAGGCGGCGGACGAACTCTTCGGCGGTTACCGGTGGTTCCACCGGACGGCGGCCATCGACGCCGGTACGTTCCCCTGGCTGACCGCCGGCTCGGCCCGGTACTTCGGCGGCCGGGGCCTGTTCGACCGCAAGCTGCTGGACAAGCTCGACCTGCCGGGCTACCAGCGCGACCGGTACGCCGAGGCCCGTAAGGAAGTCCCCGTCCTGCCCGGCGAGGACGCGCGGGAGGCGGAGCTGCGCCGGGTGACCTACCTCAACCTCACCCGCTTCGTGCAGACCCTGCTGGACCGCAAGGACCGGATGAGCATGGCGACCGGCCTGGAGGTGCGGGTGCCGTTCTGCGACCACCGGCTGGTCGACTACGTCTTCAACGTGCCGTGGGCCATGAAGTCCTTCGACGGCAGGGAGAAGAGCCTGCTGCGGGCCGCGGTGCGCGACCTGCTGCCGGAGTCGGTGGTCACCCGGGTCAAGACGCCCTACCCCGCCACACAGGACCCGGTCTACGAGCGGCTGTTGCGCGACGAACTGGCCGCGCTGCTGGCCGACAGCCAGGCGCCGGTCCGCGAACTGCTCGACCTGGGTCGGGCGCGCGACCTGCTGCGGCGGCCGGTCGGCGCCGTCAGCCAACCGTACGACCGCGGCAGTCTGGAGCTGGTCCTGTGGATGAACACCTGGCTGGCGGAGTACGGCGTCAGCCTGGAGCTGTGA
- a CDS encoding FAD-dependent monooxygenase — translation MTGHPRPPADGAHTDVCVVGGGPAGLTLALLMLRSGARVTLVERSRSLDRAYRGEILQPGGQALLDALGVLEGARRRGCHEHDGFRLEERGRTLINGDYRRLPGPYNCLLSLPQQHLLTDLLERCRAHPRFTCLTGTKVNGLVEEGGVVRGVVCGGGADGLVVRADCVVGADGRYSTVRKLAGIPYDRIELFDQDVLWCKLTAPATRTVRIFRAGGNPVLAYTSFPDCVQLGWTLPHKGYQALAERGFAHVKERIRAAVPEYADTVDQQLNSFKDVSLLDVFAGSARRWARDGLLLIGDSAHTHSPIGAQGINLAIQDAVAAHPVLCEGLRRRDLSERFLDAVAARRRPETERATRVQVMQSRMMLSTGRVSAAVRPKAAMLVSRTPAYRSVLRRIAYGDQTLRVRSDLFEEGEPATV, via the coding sequence GTGACCGGCCACCCGCGGCCGCCGGCCGACGGCGCGCACACCGATGTGTGCGTCGTCGGCGGCGGCCCGGCCGGGCTGACCCTGGCGCTGCTGATGCTGCGCTCGGGGGCGCGGGTGACGCTGGTCGAGCGCAGCCGCTCACTGGACCGCGCCTACCGGGGCGAGATCCTCCAGCCGGGCGGGCAGGCCCTGCTCGACGCGCTCGGCGTCCTGGAGGGTGCCCGGCGGCGCGGCTGCCACGAGCACGACGGTTTCCGGCTGGAGGAGCGCGGCAGGACCCTGATCAACGGGGATTACCGGCGGCTGCCCGGCCCGTACAACTGTCTGCTCAGCCTGCCGCAGCAGCATCTGCTGACCGATCTGCTGGAGCGCTGCCGGGCCCACCCGCGCTTCACCTGCCTGACCGGCACCAAGGTCAACGGGCTGGTGGAGGAGGGCGGCGTGGTGCGCGGTGTGGTGTGCGGCGGCGGGGCGGACGGGCTCGTGGTGCGCGCGGACTGCGTCGTCGGTGCGGACGGGCGGTATTCGACGGTCCGCAAGCTGGCCGGCATTCCGTACGACCGCATCGAGCTGTTCGACCAGGACGTGCTGTGGTGCAAGCTCACCGCGCCCGCCACCCGTACGGTGCGGATCTTCCGGGCCGGCGGCAACCCGGTGCTGGCCTACACGTCCTTCCCCGACTGCGTACAGCTCGGCTGGACGCTGCCGCACAAGGGCTACCAGGCGCTGGCCGAGCGGGGGTTCGCGCACGTCAAGGAGCGTATCCGGGCAGCCGTGCCCGAGTACGCGGACACGGTGGACCAGCAGCTGAACAGCTTCAAGGACGTGTCTCTGCTGGATGTGTTCGCCGGCTCCGCACGGCGGTGGGCGCGCGACGGGCTGCTGCTCATCGGCGACAGCGCGCACACCCACAGCCCGATCGGGGCCCAGGGCATCAACCTCGCCATCCAGGACGCGGTCGCCGCGCACCCGGTGCTGTGCGAGGGCCTGCGGCGACGGGACCTGAGCGAGCGGTTCCTCGACGCGGTCGCGGCGCGGCGCCGTCCGGAGACCGAGCGGGCGACCCGCGTCCAGGTGATGCAGAGCCGGATGATGCTGTCGACCGGACGCGTTTCGGCGGCCGTCCGCCCGAAGGCGGCGATGCTGGTCTCGCGTACCCCGGCCTACCGCTCCGTCCTGCGGCGCATCGCCTACGGCGACCAGACACTGCGGGTCCGCTCCGACCTGTTCGAGGAGGGCGAGCCCGCCACCGTCTGA
- a CDS encoding methyltransferase: MTSTSPTALPPAVMRLRELALSAACAAAVRAAASLGVADALGDEPADAGTLAKAVRADADALERLLRALAAYDVFSELPDGRFEHTDASRLLREDAPRGLRYSALWATEPWTWALWPHLADAVRTGREEFTALYGTEFFDWLHTAEARESAEVFDKAMTQSSVLSAKAIAEVLDLDGVGAMVDIAGGQGMVLATLLEKYPALRGTLFDLPKVVADADPRLREGGALAGRAQLVGGDCRQSVPEGADLYLLKNILEWDDESTVRTLRNVAKSAPAGARVVVVENLVDGSPETRFTTAMDLMLLLNVGGKKHTKAGLSALVEQAGLQLEEVRAVNSYLHMFVSTVPA; encoded by the coding sequence GTGACCAGCACCTCTCCCACGGCGCTTCCCCCCGCCGTCATGCGGCTGCGCGAACTCGCCCTGAGCGCCGCCTGTGCCGCCGCCGTCCGCGCCGCGGCGAGCCTGGGCGTCGCGGACGCCCTCGGGGACGAACCCGCGGACGCCGGCACCCTCGCGAAGGCGGTGCGGGCCGACGCGGACGCGCTGGAGCGCCTGCTGCGCGCCCTCGCCGCGTACGACGTCTTCAGCGAACTCCCCGACGGCCGCTTCGAGCACACCGACGCCTCCCGGCTGCTGCGCGAGGACGCCCCGCGCGGCCTGCGCTACTCGGCGCTGTGGGCGACCGAGCCGTGGACCTGGGCGCTGTGGCCGCACCTGGCGGACGCCGTGCGCACCGGCCGGGAGGAGTTCACCGCGCTGTACGGCACCGAGTTCTTCGACTGGCTGCACACCGCCGAGGCCCGCGAGTCGGCCGAGGTGTTCGACAAGGCCATGACCCAGTCCAGCGTGCTGTCGGCGAAGGCCATCGCCGAGGTGCTCGACCTGGACGGCGTCGGCGCCATGGTGGACATCGCCGGGGGCCAGGGCATGGTGCTCGCCACCCTGCTGGAGAAGTACCCGGCGCTGCGCGGCACCCTCTTCGACCTGCCGAAGGTCGTCGCCGACGCCGACCCGCGGCTGCGCGAGGGCGGCGCGCTCGCCGGGCGCGCGCAGCTGGTGGGCGGTGACTGCCGGCAGTCGGTGCCGGAGGGTGCCGACCTGTATCTGCTGAAGAACATCCTGGAGTGGGACGACGAGAGCACGGTGCGCACCCTGCGCAACGTCGCCAAGTCGGCCCCCGCCGGGGCGCGCGTCGTGGTGGTGGAGAACCTGGTCGACGGCAGTCCCGAGACCCGGTTCACCACCGCCATGGACCTGATGCTGCTGCTCAACGTCGGCGGCAAGAAGCACACCAAGGCGGGGCTGAGCGCGCTGGTGGAGCAGGCGGGGCTCCAGCTGGAGGAGGTACGCGCGGTCAACTCCTACCTGCACATGTTCGTGAGCACGGTGCCCGCGTAG